A single Lactuca sativa cultivar Salinas chromosome 8, Lsat_Salinas_v11, whole genome shotgun sequence DNA region contains:
- the LOC122195747 gene encoding uncharacterized protein LOC122195747 has translation MKRWSGTKKLKWVDVNKIWSKIQEGQPPRQNMLPGDGEMTSCYYMSFQEYVYGEGKAVPSPVRDHFRRQNEYSSSMSSSGRSHGRGQGSGKHNLDEVLKWLHALEQHVFMNRQPTEVFVEEVNTEQFLNDITFDDLIVSQRKYDEQSTIIGIENEYLQRKKLFSTTNFLA, from the exons atgaaacgatggagtggaacaaaaaaattgaaatgggttgacgtgAACAAGATTTGGTCAAAGATACAG gaggggcaaccaccaagacaaaacatgttaccgggtgatggtgagatgacatcttgttattatatgtcatttcaagagtatgtatatggtgaagggaaagcagttccatccccagtacgggaccattttaggagacaaAACGAATAttcgtctagtatgtcgtccagtggtcgctctcatggtagaggtcagggcagtgggaaacacaacctagacgaggtgttgaaatggctacatgcactggagcagcatgtgtttatgaaccgacaacctacagaggtttttgttgaagaagtgaataCTGAACAATTTTTGAACGACATTACTTTTGATGATCTGATAGTGTCACAAAGAAAATATGATGAACAG agcacTATCATCGGTATTGAAAATGAGTACTTACAGCGAAAGAAGCTTTTCTCAACTACCAATTTTCTTGCATAa
- the LOC111893644 gene encoding protein SUPPRESSOR OF FRI 4 → MGKKKKRVSSDVWCYYCDREFDDEKILVQHQKAKHFKCHVCHKKLSTAGGMAIHVLQVHKETVSKVPNAKEGRESTDIEIYGMQGIPPDVLAAHYGDEDNDNPTKVGKMEIPSSHVGLIPGSLGYPPATMQSIYNPGIGRGGWAVAPRPQPWFQQNSVGSIPSMVVQQQQQQQQPLFPVQTMRAPISSSSGVQLSFPVAPPGSSTPSVLVSQPLFPVVAAQTSPYSAATIPPLTSSPLDLNNTTDLHGGLNMNMPRGYHNPAFQGGAAVTSHSYASGPNTGGPSIGPPPVIANKAPVIQPPTNEVYLVWDDEAMSMEERRMSLPKYQVHDETSQMSSIDAAIDRRISEGRLAGRMAF, encoded by the exons AtggggaagaagaagaaaagagtttcatcAGACGTTTGGTGTTATTATTGCGACAGAGAATTCGACGATGAGAAGATCTTGGTTCAGCACCAGAAGGCGAAGCATTTCAAGTGCCATGTCTGCCATAAAAAGCTTTCAACCGCCGGTGGTATGGCCATCCATGTCCTGCAGGTTCATAAAGAAACTGTCTCCAA GGTTCCAAATGCTAAAGAGGGCAGAGAATCAACAGATATTGAAATTTATGGCATGCAGGGGATCCCACCAGATGTATTGGCAGCTCATTATGGTGATGAAG ATAATGACAACCCGACAAAAGTTGGAAAAATGGAGATTCCTTCTTCTCATGTTGGGTTGATTCCAGGATCTTTAGGGTATCCTCCAGCAACAATGCAGTCTAT TTACAACCCTGGAATAGGTCGTGGTGGTTGGGCGGTGGCACCTCGGCCACAGCCATGGTTTCAACAGAATTCAGTTGGCTCAATTCCTTCAATGGTggtgcaacaacaacaacaacagcagcaGCCTTTATTTCCTGTTCAAACTATGAGGGCTCCTATCTCATCATCATCAGGGGTACAATTGTCATTTCCAGTTGCTCCTCCTGGATCCTCCACACCTTCTGTTCTTGTATCTCAGCCTTTGTTTCCTGTTGTTGCTGCTCAAACCTCACCATATTCTGCTGCCACCATTCCTCCATTGACTTCTTCTCCTTTAGATTTAAACAACACAACCGATTTGCATGGAGGACTTAATATGAATATGCCAAGGGGATATCATAATCCTGCTTTTCAAG GTGGGGCAGCGGTTACTTCACATTCTTATGCTTCCGGGCCCAATACAGGTGGGCCTTCAATTGGGCCGCCACCTGTCATTGCAAATAAAGCTCCTGTTATTCAACCACCAACAAATGAAGTCTACTTAGTCTGGGATGATGAAGCCATGTCCATG GAGGAAAGAAGAATGTCTTTACCAAAGTATCAGGTTCATGATGAAACAAGCCAG aTGAGCTCAATTGATGCGGCTATTGATAGGAGGATTTCAGAAGGTAGGCTTGctggtagaatggccttctag